The window CCACAGttgaaaggacaaaaaatatTGAACAGGTGATAGAGGACTGATTAGTCTCTGCTTGAAAGAGCTAGCTAATTGTATTTTAATTCCTGAACTGAATGGAAATTTCAGTTTCTGCACGCTGCATTTAAAGACCTTCGTAAGCAAGAAATAGGTTTTCTGTTTAGGCTTTTGCAGGTACATAGGTTGTGGCGTTGAGCAGAATAGCACACACATCTGCGCATGGACTGTGGCAGTGCAAGAGCAAAATTATGAGACTTCTGCAGCATGATTTGCAGAACTTGCACACGTGGTCCTCCACTCAGTTAACATCTgttttgtgttaaatattttatctttatattGTATTCCTCTCCAGCTTTTAGAGCTGTCTCAACCAGCCAGATGCAGTAAGTAAGAGCTGAAAAGATAAGGTTGCACTTTTCTTTCAGTGGTATGACTAGGCACTTCACCAGTTGTCTCGGATGCTTGGTTTTGTACTAAGAAGCAATGGTTCACTCTGTGTGCTGCACTGGCTTTACCTCTTTGCCTTGTCTTATTTATTCAGATCATGGAGCTGAAATGGCTACTGTATGTGACCCTGCTCACTCTTGGGACTCTTGCTGTCCAGGGACATGATGTGGATGATgacaatgatggtgatgatgtaGTTGATATTGAGGATGACTTGGATGATGGCATTGAGGATGTAGAAGAGTCAAAGCCTGAAACGAGCACTCCCCCTCCAACTCCAAAGGTTTggcatggaattttttttaaaaattgaattacaGCTTGTGTTGTGGTTAATGTAAGTCTGATCAGAGTTGTCTGTATTTTGCTAACATTTAATATGTTGTCATGTTATTAAAGATGTTATCTGGGAGTAGGGCTTGGAATTAAGCCTAGCTGCTTCGTTCCTGTTCTCATGTCCCACACGTTCTTCCTGAAAACTTAGATCCACCCTTGAAATCTGTGATGTGATTATCAGGAGTTAATGCTAATGTTTCCAGCTAGATACATACTTTAGTTTTAGTTACAGACAAGAGCACAATGGCTTGGCACAAGCAGCAATATTTATGTAACTTCTGTATTTATGCTGCAAGGGTTTTCCAGGTAAGCTGTACTTGAGTGTAGAGGGGGAACGTGAGCTGTATATGTCTGTATTTCTTTAGAGTAGACAGTGTGCCTTGAAAGGTGCATAATGCCTCTCTTCTCCAATAGGTTACCTACAGGGCCCCAGTCCCAACCGGTGAGGTGTATTTTGCGGAGTCCTTTGATAAAGGAACTCTGGATGGGTGAGTATAATCTGAAGGATGATTCAGTatagcaaataattaaaaattttgaTGAAAGGCAATGAAGCCCTCACTAGAGCCTGTGTTGTTCAAAATTGAATCAAAGGGCAGTGGTTGGTGAGGATTACAGCAGTGACTCTGAGGCTGGCTGTTAAAGTACTGAGCTAAACTAGTATTTCCTTAAGTTCTAGTAACAGGGGGGAGGTGAGCCACACACGTGATGTTTTAATCTTCATCTggcttttcactttcttcaggTAATGTGAGGATGGTGAGgtactacttttattttttacatgagCAAGACACTGAGGCCATGATCCTACTTTGGGGATGGGGTAGGAAGTGGCAAATGCAGAAAACTTTGCAGGCCTGGAGATAGAACTCCTCAGGTGATCAAGCCACTGAGGTGTAGTCATAGGACAGCAAGGGTTATCTTATCTTAAGGGCAGGGGTtttagtggggggggggggaagtatgtTTTTCTGACCATTGTATGTCTGTCTTCTAGATGGATCCTTTCCAGAGCAAAAAAAGATGATACGGATGATGAGATTGCCAAATATGATGGTGAGTTCAACGCAGGTTTTGGATGATAAAAGATTCTGATGTCTTCTGTCAAACCTGAAGAAGAGGTGCaagcctttgttttctgtttcccagtTAAAATtatattcactgaagaaaatgggAGGAGTGTTTATTTATATACCTGGCTAAGAATATAAAGTGTAGTTCTGATTTAGACAAAATATCCACTTggaggttttaaaataatttttagtgaaGATGTTATGCTAATAACTTGATACGGTATTCTGTAGGGTGTTATTTAAGAATGCTGACTATCTTGTTCAAAATTAGGCTAAACAGAGACTGTCTTGAACAAGTTTTGATAATGTTTGGTTAATTTTCTCTCCAGGTAAATGGGAAGTCCAAGACATGAAGGACACTAAGCTTCCAGGAGACAAAGGACTTGTATTGGTAACCCGAGCCAAGCACCATGCAATTTCATCCAAACTTTCAAAGCCTTTTGTATTTGATACCAAACCCCTTATTATACAGTAAGTAAAGGATAACGTAGTGTTCTGTTATTTCAAGGGTGACATGACAGCAGGCTGAGGTTAATTCCATAACTGAGCTTTTGTTGACTGGGGGTCTAGATGACACAAGATCCTGTAACCTATTATTATATTGTTTAAGTAAGAGTAAAATAGCAACCCATATTCCCAAAGTGGGAAGTTAGGAACAGCATGGGTCCCTCTGAagcctgaaaaggaaagaagtctATGAAAACTAGACTTGGTAACCTGTCTTAGGACTTCAATTAACTTGATTTAATTGTAGTAACAAGGTCAGGGAACTGACTTTTGTACTGCTAATTGTGAACGTCCTTGTTCTTTTGGAGAAAAGCTGGTCTGTATGTAGGTCAGTGCACTTCCTAATGCAGTAAACTGCCCCCTGTTTCCAAGGTGGAGTGGACAGAGTGGTAAAGATGCACtcatttcctccttcctttgtCTTAGTTCATCTGTCGTGGAAGATGAACAGCTTGCCTAGCTCTATTTGGCCGTGACTGATGTAGAGGAATCTACTTGCATGTATGTTAGACtagcaagaagggaaaaaaaatcattcagtgAGAACAGTTGAATTGTGGATTATTACCTACTTTGTCAGTTTTAAACAGAGAGTAAGCTAATTGGCATTTGCACAAGATAATGAATTGGTCACTTTGCTTTGcatgactgttttgttttggctcAAAATACAAGGCTAAAAATAAATCCCAGTGGTCATCTACTCCAGCTGCTGGCATTGAGAGAAGATCAAGCATACTTAGCCTATTCCTGACAGAgatgttttgcctttttcagaCTCCTTGGCATCCCTAAATATACTGTTGTATGCTTATAACCGTAAAGGGGCTTCTCCTAGGATCCAATTGTTGTTGCTTTGGTAGTCTTGCAAATTGAGCTGTCTGTCTGCCATAGTAGTTGTGGGGAAAATAATTGGCTTGCCTTAATCTCTGTTGCAGTGTCTTACGTATTggtaagctttttttccttctctctactTCTAGACCAGCACTCAATTCCTTTAATCTTTTCTGTCAGGTTATGTCTTCTAAAGCCtcaatttttcttgtttctcaggCCCTTATGAGTATTTGCTTAGTCCTTAGAGTGCAGcatgtgtttttaatattcaCTGGACATGTGATataaagcaaacaacaacaaaagtcttGCTCTTAATTTGTACTTGAAAATTGTAATTGTGtattacagaagtaatttttcctcATGTATAACATGTTCTCCCCTTCTCTGTCCAAAACTAAAATTAGGTATGAAGTAAACTTCCAAAACGGAATAGAGTGTGGCGGGGCCTATGTGAAACTGCTTTCAAAAACCCCTGAATTGAACCTGGTGAGTAATGCTGCTACTTTGAATATTAGCCAtgaaagaaaacttctttcattttgcttcttcATGAAGAAACCTCTTCAGTAAAGGTAGTGGGGCATATTTAGGGCTGATCTCCAAAGTACTTTGCACTTAGCAGTTTCTGGCCTCTTCAGTGAAAACTGTGGAGTTTCCTAGTAGCTGAGGAGTTCTAGACCTTTGCTAAAGTCTGCAATACTTCAGATTTCCCTAGGTTCTATGACCACAGAGGAGGTATCTTATGAGAGTAGCCAGTGTATGAGGCAGCTTCTCAGGAAGCTGTTGCTCAGAAGGAAGATAACCATGTTTCATCTTCTAAAACAGGCTAAtgcagaaaactaaaaatatatcttGCATTTATTGCCTTGTCTTTGACATGTGAACCCACTTGTGAGTTACtgggaatatttaaaataagagtCTTGAGAGGTTGGACTGGGTACAACCTTATATGTTCAGCTGCACACACTAGCTATACAGAACCATTTGCTTCATAAATGACCCTTGAATGCATTGTCTTAGAAGTGTGGTCAATGGAAAAGACCATGCTACAACTCCTGAGGATTAAGAataatttcctctcttctcagtGATTCTTCTACCTAAAGCGGTTTAGCCTATTCGGACAAAGCTTAACTGCTGGGTCACCTTGCATAGGCTTGTGTAGCCTCTGGGTTTTCTTTAGCTGTCTTCCTAGACTATATAGGAAGTACCTTTTATGACTTGTTACCcatccttctcctttccttctgcagtctCATTGGAGTTGTATTATTAATACAGattccaaattatttaaaaaggacACCCAAAAGACTACTTGACTGTCTAACCAGTTTCATATGTGCATTGAATTTTAAGATAACATTAGCAAGAACAAATAGACTTGCTTGCAGTGTTCAAAGGTGAGATTATTATATCCAGTTAGCTCTTGGATTGAGACAGTACACCAGTTTATAAGTATGTAAACTAAATAAAACTTGGCCTCACTTTTAATGCTGCTTATCACTTTGTATGGAAGAAGTTCACTGGACTAGCTAGTAGTTCGTTATTACCAGTAACTGATACTTCTATATCGAtagcttttaaaatcctttattgTGATGTAGAGGTATACTTAAACATTGTGGTTGTCACTTACACTTTTTGATCACATTTGAATAGCTGCTGTTTTCCATCTGGAAAGTGGAGACCAAAGGTGCAAAATCAAGTAGCTGGGATGATTGTCGAGTTTTCTCTAGAGGCTCATATTCATCATACAAGCTTTAGCGTGGGTACTTCACTGGCTTGATATCCAAGTTGCAGAATAACTTCTACTGAATTGAGAGTTCTTATGCTAAGCAGTGACttaatttgtgtttcaaaataatGGAATGAAGTTTTGCATTGTTTATAAAGGATCAGTTCCATGACAAAACTCCATATACAATCATGTTTGGCCCTGACAAATGTGGAGAGGACTATAAATTGCACTTCATCTTCCGGCACAAAAACCCAAAGACTGGCAAATATGAGGAGAAGCATGCAAAGCGTCCAGATGCAGACCTGAAGACTTACTTTACTGATAAGAAGACTCATCTTTATACTCTGGGTACGGTGACTGTTAACTATGCATGTTAATAACTACTACGATGTTTCCTGAATCAAAAGCTCATAAAATGAGCCAGATGAACAACTGAGTATGTGTCAACACACCATACAACTAAAACCCACTTGAAAGCTCTGAATGCAAAAACTCATCTTATTATACAAAGGCTTATTTCTTCCTTGCAAGAAGTCTTGCTTCATGCAAGAAAGGTCATGAGACCTTGAACTTAATAGTTAAAGGAGAACTGAATTTCAGAGCAGTCATGCATAACTTGATATGCTAAGTATATTCAAAATAATTATCAACATTTATAAACTGCTTGAATGCTGCCCCCTAGTAATTTGGGGTATACTAGGATTTAGATTTAGAGGggtagtcttttttttcttgctgctttcatgGTACCAAACAACCTCAGTGGTTCTTCAAGTACAGTGTCTGGTCTGGTATATTAGCTAAGACTAAAACCTTTCAGGGAATACTCGGGAGGCTCTCTCTAGCTTTTCCTACTACAGAGGCAGCAATGGATAAAGGAGTGAGATTAAAATCTTGTGAGTTGGTAGTAGGGAGTCTTATTCTTGAGTAGAATGTGAATACATACATTCTTACTACTAAAGCACTACTTTGCCAAAGTCAACTTGCTGTGGTAACTGGTAAATCGATCTACAAGCTTCTTTGAGCTTTTAGGATATTTGAAGTAGGACTTGTGCAATGAGTCTTCTTTCTCACAAGGTGAGATGTGGTACATCATCGCTAGTTATACTTTGGCATATGGAgaaagtttcttaattttttaaaacagttgctGGGTAGGTGGTAGCCTGGATTGCTGAAGTTGTAGTCATACAGTGGGGATGAGTGATACTTTACGATGCATGGTTTGTATCATATAAGTAATGGCTGcatcaacttttttcctttcagtcttgaATCCTGATAATAGTTTTGAAATACTGGTTGATCAAACGGTTGTCAACAGTGGGAATTTGCTAAATGATATGTCTCCTCCTGTGAATCCACCTCGAGAGATTGAGGATCCGAATGACCAGAAGCCCGAGGactgggatgagaggccaaaaATCCCAGACCCAGATGCTGTTAAACCAGATGACTGGTAAGCTGTTGGAGGGGTAGAATTGAGGGAGGCCTTGACCTGATAATTAGGTCCTGATCAAAAAATCTTTCTCAAATGACTTATAGAAGGTTTTGAGTCTCACCCTTGTAATCAAAACACAATCAGTTTAGGCATCTGAGCAGCAGTTTGGTAGACAAAGGCAGACAGGATCTATCTCTTCTGGGAATTACTGTTTAGTGCTCCTTTTACTGTGCTGGCCACAGATAAAGGCTTTACTGAAACAGCTATGCTAGCTGATGCTTTCATCCTTGGTGAGATCAAAAGATAAGCTGCAGAAGGTATAACTGTAAGATGTTTGTAGTTGTTTGTGTACTGCATGGTTACAAGTGACTGAAATATCTGAAGTTCTAAATCAGAAACTGATTCTGGGTTTCTGTCTTTGAACCTATGCTTTGTGAACCATGGACTCCATTTCAAGCTCAAATGCGTGTTTGCAGTGACTGCTAAGATATGGGATTTACTGTAATATGCCGCTTCTAGGTTGGGCTTAAAAAATAAGTAGTATTGCCTTGCAGTTGGCACCATGACTGTGCCATGAAGCACGTGTATAGGTAACAGATTGCAAGGCAGTGGTGTTACACTTACCCTATCCGAGGTGAAGCTGGCTGGTTGTCTAGATCAATGGACTTGTTCAGAGTCTGTAGAATCATGCCTTGGGGTTAAGAACTTTTATGTGTTTTGTGTGTTAATACATAATATTCTGTTCTGAAGGGATGAGGATGCTCCTGCAAAGATTGCTGATGAAAATGCTGTGAAACCAGAGGGCTGGCTGGATGATGAGCCAGAATATGTAGCGGACCCTGATGCCGAGAAGCCTGAAGATTGGTATGTTTACTGCCTGATGCAAATCACAGCAAATAGTTCATGGCTTTGGTACTGGCTTTTACAGGTATAAGAATAGCTAGTTCATTGTTGCTTGCTAACAAAGCCGTTGGTTCAGGCTATCTTGCTTCAAAAGTAGAAggcagagttgatctgaggagtCTTGTGTTCTTGCGTTCACCTGCACACTTTTCAATTGTTCTGTTCTGTAGTTGTAAGCTGAACAGGGCAGGGATGGTCATCTTGCAGTTGTACCATACTTGGAAGGGGCAGTGGGGGAGGCTGTGCTCAGGGTCTGGCTTTTGTTGAGCTTCTGTGCTTCCAAGCTGCTACTTGAAATCCTCATTCCTTCTGCAGAGTCTTTACCTACAGACCAATGCTGTAGAAAGTTTCAGTATCTCCATTTTATGGTAGGAATTTTAACTTTCCCAGAAATCGGACATTGTCTAAGTCTTATTCTGTATAAAGACAAGGGCGGACTTCAAAACTGAATTTCCCTTTTCAGGGATGAGGATATGGATGGTGAATGGGAGGCACCTCAGATTGCAAATCCTAAATGTGAGACAGCCCCTGGTTGTGGTACCTGGCAGCGACCAATGATTGACAATCCAAACTACAAAGGCAAATGGAAGCCTCCTATGATTGATAATGTGAACTATCAGGTTGGTGTTTTCATTGCTTAATGAAATGGTTAAGAAATTTCATTGCTTAAGAAATTCTGGCCAATGCAGCACTTCTCTTACAAAAACCAGAATGATTTAGATTCAGCAGTTGTAATTAAGAATACAAATACGGTAATGGTTGTACTGTGTTTCAAGTGGACATGTTCAAAGTGCTTTCTTACTTGGCTTCGCTTCTGTGTAgcacaaatgaaaactgattcCCCAAACCTCACGGGTTGCACCCATAGACATTGTAATTAAGTGCAATGGATTGGTCTTTCAGTTCAAAATGGGCTGAAAACTAAAAATTGTATTATAGCGGGTGAGGCTGAATGTCTTTTGTCATTCCTAGGGCATATGGAAACCTAGGAAGATCCCAAACCCAGATTTCTTTGAAGACTTGGAACCTTTCAAGATGACTCCTTTCAGTGCTGTGGGACTTGAGCTATGGTCAATGACTTCTGACATCTTTTTTGACAACTTTATTATCTGTACTGAAAGAGCTGTGGCTGATGATTGGGCCAATGATGGATGGGGACTGAAAAAGGCAGCTGACGGTGCTGCAGAGGTGAGAAATAAAGGTTTAGTTGTGTGCTTCTGACTGGAAGAGTAGGAGCATTGCTGCTGTGTTCTCCCATAGACTTTAATATAGATCTATATGTACCAAGGCTAGCACTTATGATAAACCAAATTGGAACCTCAATTCCTAATTACAATATAGTAATGGTTGCCATAAGTAGCAATGAGTACTCACTGCTCTTTGTGAGGTTTTTGCACTGACAATTGGACTGTTAACTTTAGCCTAATTCTTCATTTGTAAACTATGG is drawn from Mycteria americana isolate JAX WOST 10 ecotype Jacksonville Zoo and Gardens chromosome 8, USCA_MyAme_1.0, whole genome shotgun sequence and contains these coding sequences:
- the CANX gene encoding calnexin — encoded protein: MELKWLLYVTLLTLGTLAVQGHDVDDDNDGDDVVDIEDDLDDGIEDVEESKPETSTPPPTPKVTYRAPVPTGEVYFAESFDKGTLDGWILSRAKKDDTDDEIAKYDGKWEVQDMKDTKLPGDKGLVLVTRAKHHAISSKLSKPFVFDTKPLIIQYEVNFQNGIECGGAYVKLLSKTPELNLDQFHDKTPYTIMFGPDKCGEDYKLHFIFRHKNPKTGKYEEKHAKRPDADLKTYFTDKKTHLYTLVLNPDNSFEILVDQTVVNSGNLLNDMSPPVNPPREIEDPNDQKPEDWDERPKIPDPDAVKPDDWDEDAPAKIADENAVKPEGWLDDEPEYVADPDAEKPEDWDEDMDGEWEAPQIANPKCETAPGCGTWQRPMIDNPNYKGKWKPPMIDNVNYQGIWKPRKIPNPDFFEDLEPFKMTPFSAVGLELWSMTSDIFFDNFIICTERAVADDWANDGWGLKKAADGAAEPGVVGQMMAAAEERPWLWVVYILTVALPVFLVVLFCCSGKKQPSAAEYKKTDAPQPDVMDEEKEEEKDKAVKEEEEEEEEEEANEEKLEEKQKSDADIGSASQEEEEEEEEEDRKPASEEEETVNRSPRNRKPRKD